Proteins from a single region of Gemmatirosa kalamazoonensis:
- a CDS encoding dienelactone hydrolase family protein, with protein sequence MTRSEYVDLKVDDGTEMRAFVVHPDGAGPHPGLLLFQEALGVNSQIRGVAERWARQGFVTIAPEMFHRTAPGFEADVLDMTVLMPLLKALTPDGMVADARAAHTWLVARSDVDASRVAAAGFCMGGRAAYLANAELPLAASISYYGGSIAPALLDRAARLHGAQLFFWAGNDQGIPPEQHRAVTDAVRAAGKAFVDVEFSGVNHGFFNEQIPGRHDPAAAAQSWALSVAFLEQTVGR encoded by the coding sequence ATGACGCGCAGCGAGTACGTGGATCTGAAGGTCGACGACGGCACCGAGATGCGCGCGTTCGTCGTGCACCCCGACGGCGCGGGACCGCATCCCGGCCTGCTCCTGTTCCAGGAGGCACTCGGCGTGAACTCGCAGATCCGCGGCGTGGCGGAGCGGTGGGCGCGGCAGGGCTTCGTGACGATCGCGCCGGAGATGTTCCATCGCACCGCGCCGGGGTTCGAGGCGGACGTGCTCGACATGACGGTGCTGATGCCGCTGCTGAAGGCGCTCACGCCGGACGGCATGGTGGCCGACGCGCGCGCCGCGCACACGTGGCTCGTCGCGCGCTCCGACGTCGACGCGTCGCGCGTCGCGGCTGCAGGCTTCTGCATGGGCGGTCGCGCGGCGTACCTGGCGAACGCGGAGCTCCCGCTGGCCGCGTCGATCTCGTACTACGGCGGCTCGATCGCGCCGGCGCTGCTCGACCGCGCGGCGCGGCTGCACGGCGCGCAGCTGTTCTTCTGGGCGGGCAACGATCAGGGGATCCCGCCGGAGCAGCACCGCGCGGTGACGGACGCGGTGCGCGCGGCGGGGAAGGCGTTCGTCGACGTCGAGTTCTCGGGCGTGAACCACGGCTTCTTCAACGAGCAGATCCCAGGGCGCCACGACCCGGCCGCGGCGGCGCAGTCGTGGGCGCTCTCGGTCGCGTTCCTCGAGCAGACAGTCGGGCGTTAG
- a CDS encoding PadR family transcriptional regulator, translating to MLALDFYRRAPVVPPPGSAQSDALRGTVDLLALKALVRGPMHGWGVGQRIGEMSTGLLDVNQGSLYPALQRLEYRGLIASAWDVTENGRRARYYRLTAAGRRALDDEVESWRRFAAAIELVLSAT from the coding sequence ATGTTGGCTCTCGATTTCTACAGGAGAGCGCCAGTGGTCCCGCCGCCCGGCTCCGCCCAGTCCGACGCCCTCCGCGGCACCGTCGACCTCCTCGCGCTGAAGGCGCTCGTCCGCGGCCCGATGCACGGATGGGGCGTCGGGCAGCGCATCGGCGAGATGTCGACCGGCCTCCTCGACGTGAACCAGGGGTCGCTCTACCCCGCGCTCCAGCGCCTCGAGTACCGCGGCCTCATCGCGAGCGCGTGGGACGTGACCGAGAACGGCCGCCGCGCGCGCTACTACCGGCTCACCGCCGCGGGTCGCCGCGCCCTCGACGACGAGGTGGAGAGCTGGCGCCGCTTCGCCGCGGCGATCGAGCTCGTGCTAAGCGCGACCTGA
- a CDS encoding ABC transporter permease has protein sequence MVDRLRGLAARVADALGLRGARRRADEEFHFHVDMETEKLVAQGMRPAEARRRARALFGNMERHRAAMGVPLGRWYHDLFADLRYAARALRRAPGLAIAATLTLGVGIGLNGIVFGFVDGMLFRPVPTVHPERLVGLFTTDRGAPNTLGFDDYRDFRDRSGIFADLAAFVGVPLNLEAGAAAADMVWGEMVTPNYFAVLGMRPTLGRFFTAGDSVPGASALAVLSHESWQRRFAGDPTVVGRTVRVNGSRFTIVGVAPPGFRGMRTFSFWPELWTPAAMHDVLWPGKERVTHGRNGGWATTFGRMRDGWSAARTAEAARLFARRLAQTYPETNRDMGALLVPARTSFDNPTFAPPRILTLASSLAVFAVSCVLLVVCANLANLMLARAAARQRELAVRLSLGCSRGRLVRQLLAEAALLAAPGAALGMTALLAGPALERRMVPHLQFRVGIGAAVDHRVLLYTAAISVMAVLLFGLAPALRASRPSLVPALKAARGTAPRSHARGRLGMRAPLVVVQLALSVVLLVGGTLFVRSLRAAREIDLGFDARDRVVVSVNLGLQRYDEARARAFYRDVLARVTALPGVVDASWGFPVPFDTYGRGLRLYVDGIARSPEDQTIVLASSAVAPGFLAAMGIPLVAGRDLSADDSSGAPLRMVVSRAAAARLWPGRDPIGQRARVSGADGPEITVVGVAADAKYLSVSEAPRTYAYVPLDQHFRDQETLVVHTRQPAAAALRQIRGVLAAVDPALPTFGGGTMMQGIDNALNPGQSAASLGAVFGLAALLIAAVGLYALVAYAVAERTRELGVRIALGATPARVRALVVRSAARLGALGLAVGLVGAAGVARVLRGVLYGISPNDPATFVLVPVALGLVVLVASYVPARRATRLDPSAALRE, from the coding sequence ATGGTCGACCGACTCCGGGGGCTCGCGGCGCGCGTCGCCGACGCGCTGGGCCTCCGCGGCGCCCGGCGCCGCGCCGACGAGGAGTTCCACTTCCACGTCGACATGGAGACCGAGAAGCTCGTCGCGCAGGGCATGCGACCGGCCGAGGCGCGGCGTCGAGCACGCGCCCTGTTCGGCAACATGGAGCGCCACCGCGCGGCGATGGGCGTGCCGTTAGGCCGGTGGTATCACGACCTGTTCGCCGACCTTCGCTACGCGGCCCGCGCCCTCCGCCGGGCCCCCGGCCTCGCGATCGCCGCCACGCTCACCCTCGGTGTCGGCATCGGTCTGAACGGGATCGTGTTCGGGTTCGTCGACGGGATGCTCTTCCGCCCGGTGCCGACCGTGCACCCCGAGCGGCTCGTCGGGCTCTTCACCACCGACCGCGGCGCACCGAACACGCTCGGCTTCGACGACTACCGCGACTTTCGCGACCGCAGCGGGATCTTCGCCGACCTCGCCGCGTTCGTCGGCGTGCCGCTCAACCTCGAGGCCGGAGCCGCGGCGGCGGACATGGTGTGGGGCGAGATGGTCACGCCGAACTACTTCGCCGTGCTCGGCATGCGCCCCACGCTCGGCCGGTTCTTCACCGCCGGCGACTCGGTTCCCGGCGCGAGCGCACTGGCGGTGCTGAGTCACGAGAGCTGGCAGCGGCGGTTCGCCGGCGATCCCACGGTCGTCGGCCGCACGGTGCGCGTCAACGGCAGTCGGTTCACGATCGTCGGCGTCGCGCCGCCGGGCTTCCGCGGGATGCGCACGTTCTCGTTCTGGCCGGAGCTCTGGACGCCGGCCGCGATGCACGACGTGCTGTGGCCGGGGAAGGAGCGCGTGACGCACGGTCGCAACGGTGGCTGGGCGACGACGTTCGGCCGGATGCGCGATGGGTGGAGCGCCGCGCGCACCGCGGAGGCGGCGCGCCTCTTCGCCCGTCGACTCGCGCAGACGTACCCCGAGACGAACCGCGACATGGGCGCGCTCCTCGTGCCCGCGCGCACGTCGTTCGACAACCCGACGTTCGCGCCGCCGCGCATCCTGACGCTGGCGTCGTCGCTCGCCGTCTTCGCGGTGTCGTGCGTGCTGCTCGTGGTGTGCGCGAACCTCGCGAACCTGATGCTCGCCCGCGCCGCCGCGCGGCAGCGCGAGCTGGCCGTCCGCCTGTCGTTGGGCTGCTCGCGCGGCCGGCTCGTGCGGCAGCTCCTGGCCGAGGCCGCGTTGCTCGCCGCTCCCGGCGCGGCGTTAGGCATGACCGCGCTGCTCGCCGGTCCGGCGCTGGAGCGCCGCATGGTGCCGCACCTCCAGTTCCGCGTCGGCATCGGCGCGGCGGTGGACCATCGCGTGCTGCTCTACACGGCCGCGATCTCCGTGATGGCCGTGCTGTTGTTCGGTCTCGCGCCGGCGCTGCGCGCGTCGCGTCCGTCGCTCGTGCCGGCGCTCAAGGCGGCGCGCGGTACCGCGCCCCGGTCGCACGCGCGCGGACGCCTCGGCATGCGCGCGCCCCTCGTCGTCGTTCAGCTCGCGCTCTCCGTCGTGCTGCTCGTCGGCGGCACGCTGTTCGTGCGCAGCCTGCGCGCCGCGCGCGAGATCGACCTCGGCTTCGACGCGCGCGACCGCGTGGTGGTGTCGGTGAACCTGGGGCTCCAGCGCTACGACGAGGCGCGCGCCCGCGCGTTCTACCGGGACGTGCTGGCGCGCGTCACCGCGCTCCCGGGCGTCGTCGATGCGAGCTGGGGGTTCCCGGTGCCGTTCGACACCTACGGCCGCGGGCTGCGTCTCTACGTGGACGGGATCGCTCGCTCGCCGGAGGACCAGACGATCGTGCTGGCGAGCAGCGCGGTCGCACCGGGGTTCCTCGCCGCGATGGGGATCCCGCTCGTCGCCGGGCGCGACCTGTCCGCCGACGACAGCAGCGGCGCACCGCTGCGCATGGTCGTGAGCCGCGCCGCGGCGGCGCGCCTCTGGCCGGGACGCGATCCGATCGGGCAGCGCGCCCGCGTCTCCGGCGCCGACGGCCCGGAGATCACCGTCGTCGGCGTCGCCGCGGACGCGAAGTACCTGTCGGTGAGCGAGGCGCCGCGGACGTACGCGTACGTGCCGCTCGACCAGCACTTCCGCGACCAGGAGACGCTCGTCGTCCACACCCGCCAACCCGCCGCAGCGGCGCTCCGCCAGATCCGTGGCGTCCTCGCGGCCGTCGACCCCGCGCTGCCGACGTTCGGCGGCGGGACGATGATGCAGGGGATCGACAACGCGCTGAATCCCGGCCAGTCGGCGGCGAGCCTCGGCGCCGTGTTCGGGCTCGCCGCGCTGCTCATCGCCGCCGTCGGCCTGTACGCGCTCGTCGCGTACGCCGTGGCCGAGCGCACGCGCGAGCTCGGCGTGCGCATCGCGTTAGGCGCGACGCCGGCCCGCGTGCGCGCCCTCGTGGTCCGCTCCGCGGCGCGGCTCGGCGCGTTAGGCCTCGCGGTCGGACTGGTCGGCGCGGCGGGGGTCGCGCGGGTGCTGCGCGGGGTGCTCTATGGGATCTCGCCGAACGACCCGGCGACGTTCGTGCTCGTGCCGGTCGCGCTGGGCCTCGTGGTGCTCGTGGCGAGCTACGTGCCGGCGCGGCGCGCGACGCGGCTGGATCCGTCGGCGGCCCTCCGGGAGTGA
- a CDS encoding DUF5602 domain-containing protein: MPNFRPRPWIHAALALGALGAVAAACNDESTSPADGQHRVYGAAQAVGNGTARTYVLTDGDATPLEVGVVLDEKALEGLQAPMQMPASTDPHAHVDTHPYDLAMPAQNPTPYKLVELDWNPGGHEPPGIYDIPHFDFHFYTITKAERDAIDPAALGEAQYVAKSVAMPPAEQRAPGYVPLAAPGTAPVAVPHMGVHWSDLSAPELQGALGHPEAFKPFTTTFIHGAWDGKFIFDEPMVTRAFILGRKSATTAAQRDSLVLLQTPTRTTAGLTPGAYRVTYDADAKEYRIALTQFVKK, translated from the coding sequence ATGCCTAACTTCCGCCCCCGCCCCTGGATCCACGCCGCGCTCGCGCTCGGCGCGCTCGGCGCCGTGGCCGCCGCGTGCAACGACGAGAGCACCTCCCCGGCCGACGGCCAGCACCGCGTCTACGGCGCCGCGCAGGCCGTCGGCAACGGCACGGCGCGCACGTACGTCCTCACCGACGGCGACGCGACGCCGCTCGAGGTCGGGGTCGTGCTCGACGAGAAGGCGCTCGAGGGGCTGCAGGCGCCGATGCAGATGCCCGCCAGCACCGACCCGCACGCGCACGTCGACACGCACCCGTACGACCTCGCGATGCCGGCGCAGAACCCGACGCCGTACAAGCTCGTGGAGCTCGACTGGAATCCGGGCGGGCACGAGCCGCCGGGGATCTACGACATCCCGCACTTCGACTTCCACTTCTACACGATCACGAAGGCCGAGCGCGACGCGATCGACCCGGCGGCGCTCGGCGAGGCGCAGTACGTCGCGAAGTCCGTGGCCATGCCGCCGGCCGAGCAGCGCGCGCCGGGCTACGTGCCGCTCGCCGCGCCGGGGACCGCGCCGGTGGCCGTGCCGCACATGGGCGTGCACTGGTCCGACCTGAGCGCGCCGGAGCTCCAGGGCGCGTTAGGCCACCCCGAAGCGTTCAAGCCGTTCACCACGACGTTCATCCACGGCGCGTGGGACGGCAAGTTCATCTTCGACGAGCCGATGGTCACGCGCGCGTTCATCCTGGGCCGCAAGTCCGCCACGACCGCCGCGCAGCGCGACAGCCTGGTGCTGCTCCAGACGCCCACCCGCACCACCGCCGGCCTGACGCCGGGCGCCTACCGCGTGACGTACGACGCGGACGCGAAGGAGTATCGGATCGCGCTCACGCAGTTCGTGAAGAAGTGA
- a CDS encoding 3-keto-disaccharide hydrolase has protein sequence MRALRVTLSALIVLGAATAAAQRPEDTEQWTPVPRVVTPSKGSPTPAAPPSDAIVLFDGRNLDEWASMDGGPAQWTVANGALTVNKKAGNIQTKRSFGSYQLHLEWRIPPEITGSGQARGNSGLFLASIGAGDAGYELQILDSYNNTTYVNGQAGSIYKQFPPLVNAMRPPGEWQTYDVVWTMPTFGGDGSVATPAYVTAFHNGILIQDHVALKGPTLYIGPPKYTPHGPSPIKLQAHGDPSPPISFRNIWIRPLDVQMEVKK, from the coding sequence ATGCGTGCTCTCCGCGTCACCCTCTCCGCGCTGATCGTGCTGGGCGCGGCCACCGCCGCCGCCCAACGCCCCGAGGACACCGAGCAGTGGACGCCGGTGCCGCGCGTCGTGACGCCGAGCAAGGGGAGTCCCACGCCGGCCGCGCCGCCGTCGGACGCGATCGTGCTGTTCGACGGCCGCAACCTCGACGAGTGGGCGTCGATGGACGGCGGGCCCGCGCAGTGGACCGTGGCGAACGGCGCGCTCACCGTGAACAAGAAGGCGGGCAACATCCAGACGAAGCGCAGCTTCGGGAGCTACCAGCTGCACCTCGAGTGGCGCATCCCGCCGGAGATCACCGGCAGCGGCCAGGCGCGCGGCAACAGCGGCCTGTTCCTCGCCTCCATCGGCGCGGGCGACGCGGGGTACGAGCTCCAGATCCTGGACTCGTACAACAACACCACGTACGTGAACGGCCAGGCGGGCTCGATCTACAAGCAGTTCCCGCCGCTCGTCAACGCGATGCGGCCGCCCGGCGAGTGGCAGACGTACGACGTGGTGTGGACGATGCCGACGTTCGGTGGCGACGGCTCGGTGGCGACGCCGGCGTACGTCACGGCGTTCCACAACGGGATCCTCATCCAGGACCACGTCGCGCTGAAGGGGCCCACGCTCTACATCGGTCCGCCGAAGTACACGCCGCACGGCCCGTCGCCGATCAAGCTCCAGGCCCACGGCGATCCGAGCCCGCCGATCTCGTTCCGCAACATCTGGATCCGGCCGCTCGACGTGCAGATGGAGGTCAAGAAGTAG